Within the Novosphingobium sp. SL115 genome, the region ATCACAGCCACTTCGGTACCCGCGCCCACGATGTAAGTCTGTGTGCCGGTAAAGGTATAGGGCGATGGATTGGGTGCAAGAACGCGGCGCACCAGCGGTTCAAGCTGTTCGGAAAGTCCGGTGGGCCAGCTTTCGCTGTCGGGTATGGGGGGCATCTGGGCCATGGCTTCATGCTATGGGGATTGCATAGGGTTCATGCAACCTTGCGTAATGGCGGCTGCCGTATCAGGATACGCGCGATGGAAACCCCATACGATCTCGCGGTGATCGGCGGTGGCGTGAATGGCGCTGCCATTGCACGCGATGCGGCCGGGCGCGGCCTTTCCGTTCTGCTGCTGGAACGCGGCGATCTGGCGCAGGGCACGTCGTCTGCCTCGACCAAGCTGATTCATGGCGGCCTGCGCTATCTGGAACATCGTGAATTTGCGTTGGTGTCCGAAGCCCTGCACGAACGCGAAATCCTGTGGCGGCAGGCCCCGCACATTGTCTGGCCAATGCGTTTCGTGCTGCCCATCGTGCCCGAAGGCCGTCCGTGGTGGATGCTGCGCACTGGGCTTTGGCTGTATGACCGCATAGGCGGGCGCAAGACTTTGCCTGCCACCGCGCGGGTGCCGCTGAAGGGACGCATGGGCCTGCAAGCGCAGATTGCGCGGGGGTATGAATATTCCGACTGCTGGGTGGATGATGCCCGGCTTGTGGTGTTGCTGGCGCGCGACGCGACAGATCGCGGGGCCGAAGTGCGCACCCGTTGTCCGGTTACCCGAATGGGGCGCGAAGGGCATTTGTGGCGGATCGATGCGGGGGGCGAGGTGTTCCATGCCGCGATGACGGTGAACGCTGCGGGGCCACAGGTGGGGCAGGTGATGGATGCGGCGCATTCCCCGTTGCCGGGCCTGCTGCGCAAGGTGCGCGGATCGCACATCGTCGTGCCGCGCCTGCACGATGATCCGCGCGCCCTGTTCCTGCAATTGCCTGATGGTCGCATCTGCTTTGCCATCCCCTGGCAATATGCTTTCACCCTGATCGGCACGACGGACAGCGAAGAAGGCGCAGATGCTGATCCACCGCAGGCCAGCGAGGCCGAGATCGAATATCTGCTGGCCGCCGCCAACGGCTATTTCCGGCGGCAGGTGACCCGGCAGGACGTGGTGTGGACGTATGCAGGGGTGCGGCTTCTGGCCGATGACGGTTCAGGCAAACCTGAGGCCGCGACGCGCGGATACAGGTTCGAACTGGACCGGGGGCCGGACCACCATTCCGCGCCGCTGCTGTCGGTGCTGGGCGGTAAGATCACCACGCATCGCACCCTTGCCGAAGCCGCGCTGGAACGGCTTGGCATAACCGACAATGCCGGATGGACCGCCAGCGCGCCGCTTCCCGGCGGGGATTTTACCCCCGATGGGCTGGACGAAGCGGATAATCTTGCCCCGCTGGAGCACGAAATTCTGGCGCAGGCACAGCACCTTTCGCGCCCCACCGCGCACCGGCTTGCCCGCGCCTATGGCACCGAAGCACTGGGATTTGTCCGGGCCGATATGGGCCGCCATTTCGGGCAGGGCTTTACCGATGCCGAACTTGACCACCTGATGGGCCGCGAATGGGCGATGACGGCTGATGATGTGCTGTGGCGGCGCTCAAAGCTTGGCCTGTGGTTCAGCGCCGAAGAAAAAGCCGCTTTGAAGGCGGCAATGGGGGAGCGCGACACATGACCGGCGATCTTGTGCTGGTAATCGATGCGGGCACCACATCCACCCGCGCGCTGTTGTTTGACCGAACGGGGCGTTGTCATGCGGTCAGCCAGCGCGAATTTGCGCAATTCTATCCTGAACCGGGGCGGGTAGAGCATGACGCGGCGGAAATCTGGACGGCGACGCTGGCCTGTATGCGCCAAGCGGCGGGGCAGGTGGGGGCGGAGCGTATTGCGTCCATCGGCGTCACCAACCAGCGCGAAACTGTGGTCGCATGGGATCGCATTGGCGGCGAACCGCTTGCCCGCGCTATCGTGTGGCAGGACCGTCGCACCGCGCCCTTGTGTGAAAAACTGCGGTCAGAAGGGGCCGAGCCGCTGGTGCAGGCGCACACTGGTCTGCTGCTCGATCCCTATTTCTCCGGCACCAAGATGCGCTGGCTGCTGGATGACGAACCTGCCGCTGCACAGGCCGCGCGCGAAGGGCGGCTGGCTCTGGGCACCGTGGAATCATGGCTGGTGTGGAAGCTGACCGGCGGTTCGGCCCATGTCACCGACGCCAGCAACGCCAGCCGCACGCTGCTGCTGGCGCTGGACGGCGCGGATTGGGACGATGATCTGCTGGCCCTTTTCGGCGTGCCGCGTGCTGCGCTGCCGCAGGTGGTCGACAGTCTTGGCGAATTTGGAACGGCCCTGCCTGAATGGCTGGGTGTGGGCATTCCGGTGCGCGGCCTTGCCGGGGATCAGCAAGCCGCAACGATCGGGCAGGGGTGTCTTGCCGCCGGACAGGTGAAGGCGACTTATGGTACCGGCGCATTCGTGCTGGCGACCATGGGCGATGCAGTGCCGCGTTCGGGCCATCGCCTGCTGGGCACGGTGCTGATGCAACAGGCCGGACGGCGCAGCTATGCGCTGGAAGGATCGGTCTTTGTTGCGGGCAGCCTTATCAAATGGCTGCGGGATAGTATGGGGCTTATCGCTTCGGCGGATGAAACCGCCGCATTGGCGTCTTCGGTGCCTGACAGCGGTGGCGTGGTGCTGGTGCCCGCGCTGTCCGGCCTTGGCGCGCCGCACTGGCGGCCCGATGCCACGGCGGCGCTATCGGGCATGACCTTTGCCACCACGCGCGCCCACATTGCCCGCGCCGCGCTAGAAGCGATGGCCCACCAAACGCACGACCTGATGGCGGCTTTTGCCGCCGACCGTGCGCCATGGTCCACGCTCAGGATCGATGGCGGGATGAGCAGCAACGACTGGATGGCGCAGGATCTGGCCGACCTGCTGGATTTGCCGGTGGAACGCCCCGCCATGGTGGAAACGACAGCGCTGGGCGCTGGCATGCTGGCCGCCACCGCATCGGGCTGGTTTGCATCGCTGGATGAAGCCGCCACAGCCATGCGCGGCCCGCTTACCCGGTTTGAACCGCAAATGCCGCAAAGCGTCCGGGATGCCCGGATTGCACGGTGGAAGCTGGCTTTGGGTAAGGTCTAGGCCGCGCTCGACGTATCGCCAACGGCGCGGGCAAGGCGTTCACGCAGTTTGCGTACCGCGCTGCCTTCGCTGATCGCATGGGCGCGCCAGGCATTTTCAAGCCGCTGGATGCGCTGATACAGCCGCTCGCTTTCATGCACCAGATGCTGCACGTCATCGGGTAAATCGTCCACCACATCGGCTTCGCTGGCGGGAAAATTGGCGATCAGCCGTCCGTGCCGGCGCAATTGCACCTCGGACAGTTCGCCTGCAAAGTGGGCGCGGTGATTCAGCAGCCACGCCAGGCAATGCATTACGCGCGTTGTGGTGCGTAGCGCCTCGCACGATATCTGCACCCGGCGCAAATCTTCGCCATCGGCGGCAGGCAGGCCCTGTCCAAATTCACCGCGCAGCCGTTCAAACCGCAGACGCACGGTATCGGCCAGATCAAGCGCTTCGGCATAGAGCGCTTCGACGATGCGCGGGTTGAGGCTGGGCGTAAGGGCCATGGCACAAGCGCATAGTCCGCCGGGAACTCCACGCCAACACCCGTTCCGGGCCATGCCCTGTCCAATTCGCGGACGTTTCTTAACGGGACATGTTGCGATGCGGTGACAGCGGAGATTGCCCGCGCATTTCTGCAGTCGATCAGGCGATAATGTCGGGAATTAGATAGTCCTCAATCATCGAAATCTGGTCTTTCAACAGCAGCTTGCGCTTTTTCAGTCGGGCAATCTGCAACTGATCGCGCACGCCGCCCGCGGTCAACGCATCGATCGCTGCGTCAAGATCGCGGTGTTCAAGGCGAAACGCTTCAAGCCGTTTGCGCATTTCCTCTTCGGTCACTGTACGCCCAACTCCAGTTCGCGGTAACCCGGTGCTTGCCTGCGGCCTACGGCTGATCCCGTAGCGCTGCCGACCCGGCGCGGTTTGGCTTGCAAGATACGGCGAATGTGCGAGCCTGACAACGCGCTGACTTGCCGAGTCGGTTGATGCCGACCGGAATTAGCGCCGCCCCGCACGGGCAGGCCGATACGGCCATGGCTCGCGCGGGTTTCTCAAAGGGGGCTAGTCCTTAAGGAGGAAACACGCATGGAATCGATGCACATCAGCGCTCTCCAGACAAAGCATGCCGGCCTGGAACGGCAAATTCAGATGGAAATGGCCCGTCCGCTCCCGGATGATACGCTGGTGGCCTCGCTCAAGCGAAAGAAGCTAAAGATCAAGGAAGAGCTATCGCGATTGCATTGACGATTGGCGATTTTGGTCAAGGAAAGCCCCATTGGCGGGCTTTCCTTCGGCCTCTCATATTCCTCGAAAAATCACACATACGTAAAATCGCGCTTCCGCACCGGATTGGATTTCGCACGACATTTCCAAACCGCGCGCACTAGGCTAGTTACATGCCCATGTTCAGCGCCGTTACCGCAGCCCGCCAGATCCTCACTTCGCTGCACGAAGTCATGGCATCACGCGCCGGTGCGCAAGCCAAGCTCAACCAGATCGTCGAAGTGATCGGGGAAAACCTCGATTCCGAAGTCTGTT harbors:
- a CDS encoding glycerol-3-phosphate dehydrogenase gives rise to the protein METPYDLAVIGGGVNGAAIARDAAGRGLSVLLLERGDLAQGTSSASTKLIHGGLRYLEHREFALVSEALHEREILWRQAPHIVWPMRFVLPIVPEGRPWWMLRTGLWLYDRIGGRKTLPATARVPLKGRMGLQAQIARGYEYSDCWVDDARLVVLLARDATDRGAEVRTRCPVTRMGREGHLWRIDAGGEVFHAAMTVNAAGPQVGQVMDAAHSPLPGLLRKVRGSHIVVPRLHDDPRALFLQLPDGRICFAIPWQYAFTLIGTTDSEEGADADPPQASEAEIEYLLAAANGYFRRQVTRQDVVWTYAGVRLLADDGSGKPEAATRGYRFELDRGPDHHSAPLLSVLGGKITTHRTLAEAALERLGITDNAGWTASAPLPGGDFTPDGLDEADNLAPLEHEILAQAQHLSRPTAHRLARAYGTEALGFVRADMGRHFGQGFTDAELDHLMGREWAMTADDVLWRRSKLGLWFSAEEKAALKAAMGERDT
- a CDS encoding DUF1465 family protein, producing the protein MALTPSLNPRIVEALYAEALDLADTVRLRFERLRGEFGQGLPAADGEDLRRVQISCEALRTTTRVMHCLAWLLNHRAHFAGELSEVQLRRHGRLIANFPASEADVVDDLPDDVQHLVHESERLYQRIQRLENAWRAHAISEGSAVRKLRERLARAVGDTSSAA
- a CDS encoding YdcH family protein; this encodes MTEEEMRKRLEAFRLEHRDLDAAIDALTAGGVRDQLQIARLKKRKLLLKDQISMIEDYLIPDIIA
- a CDS encoding YdcH family protein, producing the protein MESMHISALQTKHAGLERQIQMEMARPLPDDTLVASLKRKKLKIKEELSRLH
- the glpK gene encoding glycerol kinase GlpK, which produces MTGDLVLVIDAGTTSTRALLFDRTGRCHAVSQREFAQFYPEPGRVEHDAAEIWTATLACMRQAAGQVGAERIASIGVTNQRETVVAWDRIGGEPLARAIVWQDRRTAPLCEKLRSEGAEPLVQAHTGLLLDPYFSGTKMRWLLDDEPAAAQAAREGRLALGTVESWLVWKLTGGSAHVTDASNASRTLLLALDGADWDDDLLALFGVPRAALPQVVDSLGEFGTALPEWLGVGIPVRGLAGDQQAATIGQGCLAAGQVKATYGTGAFVLATMGDAVPRSGHRLLGTVLMQQAGRRSYALEGSVFVAGSLIKWLRDSMGLIASADETAALASSVPDSGGVVLVPALSGLGAPHWRPDATAALSGMTFATTRAHIARAALEAMAHQTHDLMAAFAADRAPWSTLRIDGGMSSNDWMAQDLADLLDLPVERPAMVETTALGAGMLAATASGWFASLDEAATAMRGPLTRFEPQMPQSVRDARIARWKLALGKV